The Beijerinckiaceae bacterium genome has a window encoding:
- a CDS encoding RNA pseudouridine synthase — MGPPSKEAVSDLASRSFAYHVEADQRGERLDRFLAAQAAAAETNLSRTRLKTLIEAGQVSIDGATVTDASLLLRAGQIVGLQVPAPVDPVPKGEAIDLSIVYEDDHLLVIDKPAGLVVHPAAGHEDGTLVNALIAHCRASLSGIGGVKRPGIVHRLDKDTSGLLVVAKTDAAHQGLAKLFADHGKTLALTREYLAFVWGVPARPSGTVDAPLARHATDRQKIAVVKGERGRHAVTHWRLIESFAGEASLIACRLETGRTHQIRVHMAHSGHPVLGDPVYAAGFKTKAARLPEAAQARLKSLSRQALHAAVLEFPHPVTGVQLHFASPLPKDMQELRTSLAGERAL; from the coding sequence ATGGGCCCTCCCTCGAAGGAAGCTGTTTCAGACCTTGCGAGCCGCAGCTTTGCTTATCACGTCGAAGCTGACCAGCGCGGCGAAAGGCTCGACCGCTTTCTTGCGGCGCAGGCGGCGGCCGCGGAAACCAATCTGTCGCGCACGCGACTCAAAACCCTGATCGAGGCGGGCCAGGTTTCGATCGACGGCGCGACCGTGACCGACGCGAGCCTCTTGCTGCGTGCCGGCCAAATCGTCGGCCTGCAAGTGCCGGCCCCCGTCGATCCGGTGCCCAAGGGAGAGGCGATCGATCTTTCGATCGTCTACGAGGACGACCACCTCTTGGTGATCGACAAACCGGCCGGGCTCGTCGTCCACCCGGCCGCCGGACATGAAGACGGGACGCTGGTCAATGCGCTGATCGCGCATTGCAGAGCCAGCCTCTCGGGAATCGGTGGTGTGAAAAGGCCCGGTATCGTGCACCGGCTCGACAAGGACACGTCTGGCCTTTTGGTGGTGGCCAAGACCGACGCAGCCCATCAAGGTCTCGCCAAGCTCTTCGCCGATCACGGGAAAACCTTGGCCCTCACGCGCGAATATCTGGCCTTTGTTTGGGGCGTTCCCGCGCGGCCGTCCGGCACTGTCGATGCTCCGCTCGCCCGTCATGCCACGGATCGCCAAAAGATCGCGGTTGTGAAGGGCGAACGCGGGCGCCATGCGGTGACCCATTGGCGGCTGATCGAAAGCTTCGCCGGAGAGGCAAGCCTTATTGCCTGCAGGCTGGAGACCGGAAGAACCCATCAGATACGGGTCCACATGGCGCACAGCGGACATCCAGTCCTTGGCGATCCCGTTTACGCGGCCGGCTTCAAAACAAAGGCGGCGCGGCTGCCAGAGGCCGCGCAAGCGCGCCTCAAAAGCCTTTCCCGGCAGGCCTTGCATGCGGCGGTGCTGGAGTTTCCGCATCCCGTGACAGGTGTGCAATTGCACTTCGCGAGCCCCCTGCCGAAGGATATGCAAGAGCTGCGGACATCCCTCGCGGGTGAACGCGCGCTTTGA
- the cysQ gene encoding 3'(2'),5'-bisphosphate nucleotidase: MDRDAVADVFAEIAIEAGVAVMAVYGVDSHVRSKVDTSPVCDADEAAEAIILKRLAARLPDLPALAEEAMSRGERPVIGSSFILVDPVDGTREFLSRNGEFTINIGLIIDGAPCAGVVYAPALDQLWIGGTTASVCTVAPGAPLPPRSARRVIHVRSAPALGLTALMSRSHRDPLTEGFLAKLPIKERRAAGSSLKFCVLAQGDADVYPRFGATMEWDTAAGDAVLRAAGGIVVDEEKHPLRYGKADTQFRNGAFVAWGDPRSIAGPA, encoded by the coding sequence ATCGATCGCGATGCCGTGGCGGATGTCTTTGCGGAAATCGCAATCGAGGCCGGGGTCGCGGTCATGGCCGTCTATGGTGTCGACAGCCACGTCAGAAGCAAGGTCGATACGAGCCCCGTTTGTGACGCCGACGAGGCTGCCGAAGCGATCATCCTGAAGCGTCTTGCGGCGCGCCTGCCGGATTTGCCGGCCTTGGCCGAGGAAGCCATGTCGCGCGGCGAAAGACCGGTCATCGGGTCGAGCTTCATCCTGGTCGATCCCGTCGACGGCACCCGCGAATTTCTGAGCCGCAATGGCGAATTCACGATCAACATAGGCTTGATTATCGATGGGGCGCCTTGTGCGGGCGTTGTCTACGCTCCCGCGTTGGACCAGCTCTGGATCGGCGGGACCACCGCCAGTGTCTGCACTGTCGCGCCGGGCGCGCCGCTGCCTCCGCGTTCCGCTCGTCGCGTCATTCATGTGCGGTCTGCCCCGGCGCTTGGTTTAACGGCGTTGATGAGTCGCTCGCACCGGGATCCCCTGACGGAAGGGTTTCTCGCCAAACTCCCCATCAAGGAGCGCCGTGCGGCAGGCTCATCGCTGAAGTTTTGCGTCCTGGCTCAGGGGGACGCCGACGTCTATCCACGCTTCGGCGCGACCATGGAATGGGACACGGCGGCGGGGGATGCGGTGTTGCGCGCCGCGGGCGGTATTGTTGTCGACGAAGAAAAGCATCCGCTCCGATATGGAAAGGCCGACACGCAGTTTCGAAATGGAGCCTTTGTTGCCTGGGGCGACCCTCGATCGATCGCGGGGCCGGCCTGA
- a CDS encoding short-chain dehydrogenase, translating into MRLENKVAIITGAGTGIGEAIAHKFAREGSRLVLGGLPTDPVQKVAEAIVAIGGEADAYLGDLAEEAEAGALVELALRRFGRIDVLVNNAGIFIANATTDAYRIEDFDRTLRNNIRTAFLMTKFALPHLRETRGNIISTGSEAGLNGSPMFTPYGGSKGFLHAFMKGVALEQARYGVRANCVCPGAIDTAWTRGDQSPIPLEGQRKIGDGIPLGRRGTPEEIANIFAFLASDEASYVTGALWLADGGVTPAKGDAGASVSENLRAAPRGVLNLHHSHEGLQGKSVYRAPR; encoded by the coding sequence ATGAGGCTCGAAAATAAAGTTGCGATCATCACCGGTGCCGGAACGGGCATAGGGGAGGCAATTGCCCATAAATTTGCACGTGAAGGATCGCGCCTCGTGCTCGGCGGGCTGCCGACGGATCCCGTGCAGAAAGTGGCCGAGGCGATCGTTGCAATTGGCGGGGAGGCCGACGCCTATCTCGGCGACTTGGCCGAAGAAGCCGAGGCCGGGGCCTTGGTGGAGCTTGCGCTCCGCCGTTTCGGTCGCATCGACGTGCTGGTCAACAATGCAGGCATCTTCATTGCCAACGCCACGACCGACGCCTACCGGATCGAGGATTTCGACCGGACGCTCAGAAACAATATTCGCACCGCGTTCCTCATGACCAAATTCGCGTTGCCGCATCTGCGCGAGACTCGCGGCAACATTATCAGCACAGGTTCGGAGGCCGGATTGAACGGATCTCCGATGTTTACGCCCTATGGTGGTTCCAAGGGTTTCTTGCACGCCTTCATGAAGGGCGTCGCCTTGGAGCAGGCCCGGTATGGTGTTCGCGCCAATTGCGTTTGCCCCGGCGCCATCGATACAGCCTGGACGCGCGGCGACCAAAGCCCCATCCCGCTCGAGGGGCAGCGAAAAATCGGCGACGGAATACCTTTAGGCCGTCGGGGAACGCCCGAGGAAATCGCCAACATCTTTGCTTTCCTGGCATCCGACGAGGCAAGCTATGTGACGGGGGCGCTCTGGCTGGCCGATGGTGGCGTGACGCCTGCAAAAGGCGACGCCGGCGCCAGCGTGTCCGAAAACCTCCGCGCCGCCCCACGCGGTGTTTTGAATCTACATCATTCCCACGAGGGGCTGCAGGGCAAAAGCGTATATCGAGCCCCGCGGTGA
- a CDS encoding DNA polymerase IV, with protein MLSANTDRKENNSNDAERRVAAASQNVTPQRKIIHIDMDAFYASVEQRDNPELRGKPVAVGGSRERGVVAAASYEARKFGVHSAMPSVTAKRKCPDLIFVKPRFEVYRQVSLQIRAIFAEHTPLVEPLSLDEAYLDVTEDAKGIGNATQIAEEIRARIRAETGLTASAGVSYNKFLAKLASDHKKPDGLFVITPKMGPAFVQTLPIGRFHGIGPATTAKMNRLGIETGLDLKAQTLVFLQRHFGKSGPYYYWIARGTDERPVRPNRIRKSIGAENTFFTDVFTFEDAREALAPIIEKLWRHCEGAGIRGRTVTLKVKYTDFQLITRSQTGHPVETRGELERLSLSLLEPLFPVSKGIRLLGITLSSLGETQSKSERQLRLEL; from the coding sequence ATGCTGTCGGCGAATACCGATCGAAAGGAAAACAATTCCAACGATGCAGAGCGCCGTGTTGCCGCTGCGTCGCAAAACGTGACGCCGCAGCGCAAGATTATTCATATCGACATGGATGCTTTTTACGCCTCCGTAGAGCAGCGCGACAATCCAGAGTTGCGCGGCAAACCGGTCGCCGTCGGAGGATCGCGGGAGCGGGGTGTCGTGGCGGCCGCGAGTTACGAAGCGCGAAAATTCGGCGTGCATTCTGCCATGCCGTCCGTCACCGCCAAGCGGAAATGCCCGGATCTGATTTTCGTGAAGCCGCGGTTTGAGGTCTACAGGCAGGTATCGCTCCAGATCCGCGCGATTTTTGCCGAGCACACCCCGCTCGTTGAACCCTTGTCACTCGACGAGGCTTATCTCGATGTCACCGAAGATGCGAAGGGCATCGGCAATGCCACCCAGATCGCGGAGGAAATCAGGGCAAGGATCCGAGCCGAGACCGGCCTTACCGCCTCCGCTGGCGTTTCCTATAACAAGTTTTTGGCCAAGCTCGCATCGGATCACAAGAAGCCCGACGGGCTTTTCGTCATCACCCCCAAGATGGGACCTGCCTTTGTCCAGACCTTGCCGATTGGACGGTTTCACGGCATTGGCCCGGCGACGACGGCGAAGATGAATCGCCTCGGAATCGAAACCGGACTCGATCTTAAGGCGCAGACTTTAGTCTTTCTTCAGCGGCACTTCGGGAAGTCCGGGCCCTATTATTATTGGATTGCAAGAGGTACCGACGAACGGCCGGTCCGCCCCAACCGCATCCGCAAGTCCATCGGTGCGGAAAATACCTTCTTCACCGACGTGTTTACCTTCGAGGATGCGCGCGAGGCCCTGGCTCCAATCATTGAAAAGCTTTGGCGCCATTGCGAAGGCGCCGGCATTCGCGGACGGACGGTGACTTTGAAGGTCAAATATACCGATTTCCAGCTGATCACGCGAAGCCAAACGGGGCATCCCGTCGAAACCCGCGGCGAACTCGAGCGCCTCAGTCTTTCCTTGCTCGAACCTCTATTTCCCGTATCCAAGGGCATCCGGCTTCTCGGTATCACCCTCTCGTCCCTCGGCGAGACGCAATCGAAAAGCGAGCGGCAACTCAGGCTGGAACTCTAA
- a CDS encoding DUF1134 domain-containing protein: protein MQSRREMALKLAAFAAGVSVLRAKTVLAEPDPQYGRPGEFSSNEIVANGHRFFGSVSRGLADIVEAATKRWGKPNGYVLGQEAGGAFIGGLRYGEGVMYTRNAGDLKVFWQGPSLGFDAGADGDRTMMLVYNLPSTQAIFRRYGGVDGSAYLIGGFGMTALVNDEVYVVPIRSGIGARLGFNVSYLKFTPNSTWNPF from the coding sequence ATGCAATCGCGAAGAGAAATGGCGCTGAAATTGGCGGCTTTTGCCGCCGGCGTTTCGGTTCTTCGTGCAAAGACTGTTTTGGCGGAACCGGATCCGCAATACGGTCGGCCGGGTGAATTCTCCTCGAACGAAATTGTCGCCAATGGCCATCGCTTTTTCGGATCGGTCTCGCGTGGACTTGCCGACATCGTCGAGGCAGCCACCAAGCGCTGGGGCAAGCCCAATGGCTATGTCTTAGGCCAGGAAGCAGGGGGAGCATTCATTGGCGGGCTGCGCTATGGCGAGGGCGTCATGTACACCCGCAATGCCGGAGATCTGAAAGTGTTCTGGCAGGGCCCGTCGCTTGGCTTCGATGCCGGCGCGGACGGCGACCGGACCATGATGCTCGTTTATAATCTACCTTCGACCCAAGCGATCTTCCGCCGCTATGGGGGCGTCGACGGCTCGGCCTATCTGATCGGGGGCTTCGGGATGACGGCGCTGGTCAATGACGAGGTTTATGTTGTTCCGATCCGGTCCGGAATTGGCGCACGTCTCGGTTTCAATGTCAGCTATTTGAAGTTTACCCCCAATTCGACCTGGAACCCCTTCTGA
- a CDS encoding elongation factor G has protein sequence MTGSPMGGAVNGPRSIALIGPYGSGKSTLFDALMSAAGAPPKRSTDSRKRVMSTEVRLGHCSFLGDRWSILDCPGSVEFSFETEGALTAVDLAVVVCEPSAGRTSSLPLLLKLLEDYQLPHLVFVNKIDTLSGPLDDTLAALQTHSKYPLAPRQLPIREGDSIIGYVDVVRERAFRYRTDQGSEAIELPSDLREHEKAAHDGLAEVLADQDDALLEKLLEEIEPTTTELYQQLHKDQASGTIVEVLLGSAARGQGILPLWKTLRHDVPSAAETASQRGVAPGDQPLVQIFKTIQTGKLSYGRVWRGLLRDGATFDGTRVGGLHRYASGEALRVPEAEAGELVALGRLEGVATGAVLGNPGPTAALPYPAPPPPVYALAITTKDRKDDVKLSGALHKLVAEDPALSIEHDVETGETLLRGQGEIHLNAALERLASVYNLQIATAPPKIAFKETIKRHVSQHSRVKRQTGGHGQFADVKLEIEPRARGEGFLFTDKIVGGAVPKQYIPAVREAAEEAMQKGPNGYPVVDVSVTLVDGTFHAVDSSDMAFKSATRLAIAEGLAKAEPVLLEPIEHVTASVPNTFTAAAQRLLTGRRGQILGYAERPGWPGWDDVEALVPAAELNDFIIELRSDTMGLGQYRRRFDHLAETRGFTS, from the coding sequence ATGACAGGTTCTCCTATGGGGGGCGCCGTGAACGGTCCGCGCTCGATCGCCTTGATCGGGCCCTATGGAAGCGGCAAATCGACCTTGTTCGATGCCCTGATGAGTGCCGCGGGCGCGCCTCCCAAGCGATCAACCGACAGCCGCAAGCGGGTGATGAGCACTGAGGTGCGGCTCGGTCACTGCTCGTTTCTTGGCGACCGCTGGTCGATTCTAGATTGTCCCGGTTCGGTTGAATTTTCCTTCGAGACGGAAGGGGCCCTGACAGCGGTCGATCTTGCCGTGGTGGTCTGCGAACCCTCGGCCGGACGGACGTCCAGCCTGCCGCTCCTCTTGAAGCTGCTCGAAGACTACCAGCTTCCCCATCTTGTTTTTGTCAATAAGATCGACACGCTGTCAGGGCCTCTCGACGATACGCTCGCGGCGCTCCAGACGCATTCGAAGTACCCGCTGGCGCCCCGGCAATTGCCGATTCGTGAAGGCGACTCGATCATCGGCTATGTCGACGTCGTGCGGGAACGGGCTTTCCGCTACCGCACCGACCAAGGCTCCGAGGCGATCGAGCTGCCCTCCGACCTGCGCGAACACGAAAAAGCCGCGCACGATGGATTGGCCGAAGTGCTGGCCGACCAGGACGATGCTCTCCTGGAAAAGCTTCTCGAAGAGATCGAGCCGACGACGACCGAACTTTATCAGCAATTGCACAAGGACCAGGCCAGCGGCACCATCGTCGAAGTGCTGCTGGGTTCGGCGGCACGGGGCCAAGGCATACTGCCCTTATGGAAGACGTTGCGGCACGACGTGCCCAGTGCGGCCGAAACCGCCAGCCAGCGCGGCGTGGCGCCTGGAGATCAGCCGCTGGTTCAGATTTTCAAAACGATCCAGACGGGCAAGCTCTCCTATGGCCGGGTCTGGCGCGGCCTCCTCCGCGACGGCGCAACCTTCGATGGAACCCGCGTCGGCGGTCTTCACCGCTATGCCAGCGGCGAAGCGCTCCGGGTGCCGGAAGCCGAGGCCGGAGAATTGGTCGCGCTCGGCCGCCTCGAGGGCGTGGCGACGGGAGCCGTCCTCGGCAACCCGGGCCCCACGGCCGCGCTGCCCTATCCCGCGCCGCCTCCGCCGGTCTATGCGCTTGCGATCACCACCAAAGACCGCAAGGACGATGTCAAACTTTCCGGTGCCTTGCATAAGCTCGTCGCGGAAGATCCGGCTCTCAGCATCGAGCACGACGTAGAAACCGGCGAGACGCTGCTCAGGGGACAGGGCGAAATCCATCTCAATGCCGCGCTCGAACGTCTCGCCTCGGTCTATAATTTGCAAATCGCGACCGCGCCGCCGAAGATTGCGTTCAAGGAAACAATCAAGCGCCACGTGTCGCAGCATTCGCGGGTGAAACGCCAAACCGGCGGCCATGGCCAATTCGCCGACGTCAAGCTAGAGATCGAGCCGCGCGCCCGGGGCGAGGGGTTCCTATTCACCGACAAGATCGTCGGCGGCGCGGTGCCCAAGCAATATATTCCCGCTGTGCGCGAAGCCGCCGAGGAAGCGATGCAAAAGGGCCCGAACGGCTATCCGGTCGTGGACGTTTCGGTCACCCTGGTCGATGGCACGTTCCACGCCGTGGACAGCTCCGACATGGCATTCAAGAGCGCGACCCGGCTGGCGATTGCCGAAGGGCTTGCCAAAGCCGAGCCGGTGTTGCTGGAGCCGATCGAACATGTGACGGCGAGCGTTCCCAACACTTTTACCGCCGCCGCTCAACGGCTGCTGACCGGCCGGCGCGGCCAGATTCTCGGTTACGCGGAACGACCCGGCTGGCCCGGCTGGGACGATGTCGAAGCCCTGGTTCCGGCCGCCGAACTCAATGACTTCATCATTGAGCTGCGCTCCGACACGATGGGCCTTGGACAGTATCGCCGCCGCTTCGATCATCTTGCGGAAACCCGCGGCTTCACGTCTTAG
- the rpoH gene encoding RNA polymerase sigma factor RpoH, which translates to MSAALPMISGESGLARYLNQIRRFPMLEPQEEYMLAKRWREHEDPDAAHKLVTSHLRLVAKIAMGYRGYGLPISEVVSEGNVGLMQAVKRFEPDKGFRLATYAMWWIRASIQEYILRSWSLVKMGTTASQKKLFFNLRRAKSQISALEEGDLRPDQVKTIAHRLGVSERDVIDMNRRMSGDASLNSPLRDESEGEWQDWLVDDNVSQEHSLVEREESDNRLGALQTALSVLNPRERRIFEARRLADDPMTLEALSDEFDISRERVRQIEVRAFEKIQSAVKAGVAKIETLQRGRIDNPTAPV; encoded by the coding sequence ATGAGTGCCGCGCTGCCGATGATTTCAGGTGAAAGTGGGCTCGCTCGCTATCTCAACCAAATCAGACGGTTCCCAATGCTGGAGCCGCAAGAGGAATATATGCTCGCCAAGCGCTGGCGCGAGCACGAGGATCCCGACGCCGCGCATAAGCTTGTGACCTCGCATCTGCGGCTCGTCGCCAAGATCGCGATGGGTTACCGCGGCTATGGTCTGCCGATCAGCGAAGTGGTCTCCGAAGGCAACGTCGGCCTCATGCAGGCCGTCAAGCGCTTCGAGCCGGACAAAGGGTTTCGCCTGGCGACCTATGCCATGTGGTGGATCCGAGCGTCGATTCAAGAATATATTTTACGGTCCTGGTCGCTCGTGAAAATGGGCACCACCGCGAGCCAGAAGAAGCTTTTCTTCAATCTGCGCCGGGCCAAAAGCCAGATCTCCGCGCTTGAGGAAGGCGATCTGCGGCCCGATCAGGTCAAGACGATCGCGCACCGGCTGGGCGTCAGCGAACGCGATGTCATCGATATGAACCGGCGGATGTCGGGAGATGCCTCCCTGAACTCCCCCTTGCGCGACGAAAGCGAAGGCGAATGGCAGGATTGGCTTGTCGATGACAACGTCAGCCAGGAGCATAGTCTGGTCGAACGGGAAGAAAGCGACAATCGCCTCGGCGCCCTTCAAACCGCGCTCAGCGTGCTGAACCCGCGCGAGCGGCGTATTTTCGAAGCCCGCCGGCTCGCCGACGATCCGATGACGCTCGAAGCCTTGTCCGACGAATTCGATATTTCGCGCGAGCGGGTTCGCCAGATCGAAGTCCGGGCGTTCGAAAAGATTCAATCCGCCGTCAAAGCGGGCGTGGCCAAGATCGAAACGCTCCAACGCGGACGAATCGATAACCCCACCGCGCCGGTTTAA
- a CDS encoding YebC/PmpR family DNA-binding transcriptional regulator yields the protein MAGHSQFKNIMHKKGKQDAIRSKLFSKLAREITVAAKMGLPDPAMNARLRAAVIAARAENMPKDNIERAIKKASGADAETYDEVRYEGYAPGGVAVIVEALTDNRNRTAGEVRSYFTKAGGSLAETGAVSFLFDHVGVIEFPAKAASEDAMMEAAIEAGAEDVQSSEEGHEVITSLEGLREIAQVLEAKFGEPRKSSLIWKPQNMVNVDDEAGEKILRLVGMLEDNDDVQNVYSNFEISDALMAKLAS from the coding sequence ATGGCGGGACATAGCCAGTTCAAGAACATCATGCATAAAAAGGGCAAGCAGGATGCAATTCGCTCCAAGCTGTTTTCCAAGCTCGCCCGCGAAATCACCGTTGCCGCGAAAATGGGCCTCCCCGATCCTGCCATGAATGCTCGGCTGCGTGCCGCTGTGATCGCGGCCAGGGCCGAGAACATGCCGAAGGACAATATCGAGCGGGCCATCAAAAAAGCGTCCGGGGCAGACGCTGAGACCTATGACGAGGTTCGCTACGAGGGCTATGCGCCGGGAGGGGTCGCCGTCATTGTCGAAGCTCTCACCGACAATCGCAACCGGACCGCCGGCGAAGTACGCTCCTATTTCACCAAGGCGGGCGGCTCGCTCGCTGAGACCGGCGCCGTTTCCTTCCTTTTTGATCATGTCGGCGTCATCGAATTTCCGGCAAAAGCGGCTTCCGAGGACGCCATGATGGAAGCGGCGATCGAAGCCGGAGCCGAAGACGTGCAGTCCAGTGAGGAGGGTCACGAGGTGATAACCTCGCTGGAAGGGCTACGCGAGATCGCGCAGGTGCTCGAGGCCAAATTTGGCGAGCCACGCAAGTCCAGCCTGATCTGGAAGCCTCAAAACATGGTCAACGTCGATGACGAAGCGGGCGAAAAAATACTACGGCTCGTCGGCATGCTCGAAGACAACGACGACGTGCAAAACGTCTATTCCAATTTCGAGATTTCCGACGCCCTCATGGCCAAACTCGCCAGTTGA